The DNA region CCTATGGCATCTTCCACGTTCATATTTCTCTAGATAGACTTGACCATCCTCTAAAATTTCCACGGAGTCTTGTGGGAACGgcagttcttgttttttttagaagttaGAAGGCTGGAATCCAGGGAGGGCTGTTGTTCATCCTTAGGTAAGATGGGCCCACGTGGTCATGGTGTCCCGAGTTTGAAGGGCAGGGACAGACAGCCAAGGCCCTTCTCAGCAAACCTCCCCTGTACCTTAGTAGCACAGCTcttgaaatggagaaagaaaccTCAGGGCTTACCTGACGCTCCGTCTGGGAAACGAGAACCACCTTTGAGTCAGCACAGACAGACACATGTGTTGTTATATTTTAATCAGAATCAGACATTAAGTGGCATAAAACATCCATCTCTTCGCTCTTCCCAACCTCATGAGCTTAAGACTCAAATACAATGCAATTCTCCGTTTTAAGAATCATTCTGACCGGCTCCCCAGTCCCAAAGGAGGTTACAAAGTGATGGCGTAGAAAAAGTTAAGGTCGAGGTGTCTTAGTGTCGCGGCTGACGACTGACCATTTGTCAACCGCGGGCTCCTGTCCCATCCTGAGAGCTGCTGAGCTTAGCTCGACGCCGACCAAGTGGTTGGTCAGTCGTCAGTTCCCTGGGCGACCGTCCCTGCAGGTGAGCCAAGCTCTGGGACACACACTAGGCACTTTCAGTGGGGGGTGGTTACCTTTCCCGGGTTGGGTACACAACCGTCGGGCCCTGCAAAGCGAGACAAAGGATGCGCACCCAGGGCGCTCCGTGGCTCCGCACCCCTGGGGTTAGGCGCTGGGGTTTCGGGGCATCTGAGCCTCTGGGACAGGTGTGCGGGGAGCCGCCGGCTGGGCGGCCGCTGCCTGCGCCCTGGGCCCGTGTCCCGGGCGCGCGAGGGGCACCCCGGGGTGCGCGGCCgtcggggggcgcgggggccctAGTCGGCCTCGTCCACGTCCTCTCCCGCCGTGGCCGCCTCGAGGGCCGCCAGCGCCTCGGCCACCGCCGCGTCCTCGGGCGCGTCCTCCCAGCCGCCTCCGGACCCCGCGGCCGGGGCCCCCGGAGCCGCCCCCGGAGCCGCCCCCGGAGCGGCGCCCGCATCCCGCAGGTAGAGCCTGAGGACGTCCGTGGCCACGGGCTCGTCCGCCGCGTCCCAGCCGGTCTCGGGGGCCGAGGGCGTGCGGAGGCCGCGCCCCCCGGCCGGTGGgtgcccccgccccgcgctcccggGGCGCACCGCGCAGCCCTGCGGGGCCGGGTAGTCCGGGGGCGGCAGCCGCGGCGCGGGCTCGGGCTCCTCCGCCGCAGGCCCCTCGGCCCTGGGGTCCGCGTCGCCCGCGACCTGGGGCTCCGGCGAGGCCCGCGACGCGCTGCGCTGTTTCCGGGGCCCGcgctgcggggccggggccggggccggggccggggccggggccgaggCGGGGCCGACGCCGTTGAGGGCGCTGCCCGCCCCCGGGGCCTCGCCCCGCAGCGCCTCCTTGTGCACCGGCGCGTCGCCGCTCTGCTTGCCTTGCGCCTTGGCCTTGCCGGGGGCCCCGTCGTCCGCCTTGCAGCTGTTCACCTCGTTGACGTAGCCGGGGGAGGCCACTTGCACCGGATCAAAGAGATAGCTGGGGGTGACAGGAGGGAGGGCCAGGTTAACCTCTCCCTGACTCCATGCACTGAAGCCCTTGCGAACGACTGGCTGCCATCGCCAAGCCTTCCCACTCCGGCCCTGCTCCCTTCTACGGCTCCCGTCCATTTCTGCGATCATTCCGTGGAGCCTCTGTGCGTGGCTAAACCAACTGTAGTTGGTGTAAACGGGTTTTGAACCAAATGTGCAACAACAAGGGCCAAAGTGGCCAAGCGCTGATAGCCTCTCCCCTTAATGGAGCATTATGCAGTCGTTGGAACGACAAATACCAAGTCTGGACTAACAGGAAcgatacttattattattattattattattgttattattattatcatctttaGGAACCATACTTATAATTCATGTTTATTCTAATGTTTTTTGAATAATGCCTACCATCACATTGCATTTACAACGGCATAAAActtacacacacgcacacatgaatgaatggatgtagGTATATAGCTATAAATGTAGaactagaaatattaaaaagtgttATTTGTGAAGGAAGCAGATTAGTtaattccccccctccccctttatTCTGCATAGAATTCTATTGAGGTGATCCAAATTATTCTGAAATAGAATctggacaaaattaaaaacacatatgtGACTGGGGTGAATTCTTTTCAGGGACGCCGTGTCAGGCACCATCTCTGAAACCCAAGCTTCTCTTTGCACTGGAGCTCCCTGGGGAATTGTAAATTCAACCTAAACCAAATTCAGGCTCAGAGTGTGATGTTGTTTCCAGCACGCTCTGAGCGGTGGGCAAAACCGGGTTTAAAAATCCAGGCCACATGTCCTCTTACATGATATCAAAGCAGTTCCTAACTCATAATTTCTTGGCAAGGCTGGTCATGCCCCAAGCTGGATAAATGCACTAAATCCTCGCAGGGTCTTTACAAGGGCCTCCACGGTAACCACAGATCCCTCCGCTCAGAGGTCATGGTTGCAACTTTACCTTTGTATCATTTTACAGCATCTGCACCCCATCTGGATTATTTTTTGTTACCGTctggaaaagaaagttaaaaaggaGAGAACATAGTGAATAGGAATTAcgtttgctttttcctttctagaTATTCCAAGTGCGTTGAGTCACAGTGTTTGGCAAAAGGATACCACGTGCGTCAGGGAGGCCACGGTTCCTGGGGACATCTTCATTGACCCAGCATCGCCCATTCAGAGTTCTCAAGCATCTACTGACACTGGCCGCTGTGCCAGGCCCTTCCGCCCATCCTGGGGGTTCCACGTGGCACCTCCACTTGGCAAAGGAGGAAATGCAGGCTGAAGAATGCCAGGGAGAGAAAGGCGAGATCGAGAAACATCCAGGCCACTTTCTATCTCACTGCCTTGTGCGGGGGGCCTGGGGAACCGACTCTGGCGCCGCCACTGTGCCGCAGCGGGGAGGTGACGGGGAAGAGCGGATTCCTTACCCTTACCAGTCCTTAGCTCCTCAAGCATTTAGGGACCTCTGGGTAAGGTGGCTGCCCTGCGTGTTCCACTACAGACACCCAGGAGGTTACAGCTGCGGTCATCATCCAAGCTTACGGGGACTAAGCTGCACCTGCTCTGCCTCTCCCGCGACTGGGCCAGCCCTGGCCTCAGTCCAAGGGCTCCACTCTCTCGCAGCCCGAGGAGGTGCCCCGGGGGGCCTCCTGGCAGCAGGTGGGCTCGGCTCTGGGCCACTTTTATCTCCCACCTGTGCCTTTCCAGGCTTTGAGTTTCCAGATGCTTGCCCCCTGACTAAAATCTTCCCTCCGTGTAGAACCCACCGAGTTGTTCTGATCTCCCCATGAAGATCCTAAAAATGGGCGTAGAAGAGTCTCTAAATCAGTTCCCTTGTCTGGTTtctacaacttttaaaaaagccaaGCCAATAACAGAATCTACAGCCCCGGTCTCTGGAAGATGGGAACccgaggaagaggcagagggcaTTTGTCGTTGGCTGTGTGGCTGCCCCCGCGGCCCCTCGTCTGTCTTCTTCCACCTGAATTCCCAGGGCACTGCTTCACGGCCACTTCATGAGGCTTTACCCACATGGAAAATGACCAGcgctctcttctttcttttaaagtttacttatttttttctttagtcatccctacatccaatgtggggcttgaactcacaaccacaagatcaagagttgagcGCTCTTCTGagtgagtcagccaggcaccccaatgatgGGCAGGTTATGGGACCTAGGTAATCCACAAAGAACCTGGAAAACAGCCCCCAAAAGATATCCCCATCCTAATCTCTGGAACTTGTCACTGTTCCTTCTTAtgacaatcaatcaatcaatgtcTTTGTAGGTGTGATCATAGGTTGGAAATGGGGAGATTTTACTTGGATTATATGGTTTGGGGCCCAGCTGTatgactctgggcctcagctaTTTTTCCACCTGTAAACGGGGATAGTGCTATGTCTATCAGATGCCATCATCCGGGATTATGCGAGTTAACATCCACAAGAAGCATATACTTTAGGGCTCAGACCTGTTTGGACACagcatgttaaaaaaacaaaaaaagaggatggAGGCCTTGCACCTAAGAAAGATACAAGTTAGTTGCCACAACACACACATGAACAAAAGCCTTCACAATACCAAGTAATCGTTGTTTTCTGGCATAAGGGCCAAATGGTGTATTTCTATCAACTGTGGCACCAAGTGAAAGATATAAGCCCCAAGTGCCACAGAAGTTCCTCAGAGGGAGAGATCATTGGGAACTTAGCCAGTGGTTTGTGTGTCCAACCATTTCCTTCTTCAAAGCACTCTCAATTAAATGACCCCGTTTCCAGAGCCCGGGATTTTGttcccagcctctgctcccaTTTATGCCTATTTTCTGCTAATAATTCACAAATCAGCTGGACAAACAGGATAGATAAATACTGCatgctcctcctcacccccatcagcccctgtcttcccctcccctcctcccctcctcctgctctaaAACCATGCCCCTTGGCCTGCTTGCGGtacttttatttatcttggaCTCTATTTAAAAACACAGTCGGGAGGATTGgtggcaaaggcaaaaaaaaaaaaaaaaaagtcaaagaaaaggaaaaacctgGCTTTGAGGTTTTTGAGAGAGGGCAGATTGTGGGTCGTCACCACATAATTGAAGCCACCCTGAAATATGACCCATTGTAAAATATCTGGTGGGTCAGTCTTAGGATGGGGAGTCCAAGAGGTGTGGGAGGGGAAGGTTtgcaggaaggaagagagaggaaagaaggggggaggtgaggaaggggcctgcagccccactttgggttcccaGGTCCCAGAGGTGGACCATTGTCGACCGACAGTGGGGAACCCTGGCTGGGCTGCAGGCCCCCACCCTCTCCTGCCCTGGCCAGGGGCCCCCAAATGCAGTGACTGCTGAGATTTCACAGGCCAGCTGGAGAGCCACCACTTCCCCGTTTCCTACAGAATTTACAAGTCACCTGTGGCTTTcagctccccacctcctcccccaggaaAAGCAGAGGATCCATAGTTTTCTTCAAAGCCATGAGATGTGAAGGATGTTTCAGGCTCCTGTTTCTGGCTtggctcccccccccaccccttcccccccaccgCGTTGCCTGGGTTTCCTCCAGGTGGGGTCCCCTACCTGAGGGCCATGCTCCGGGCCTCTCCTCCTGGGCAGAGGCCCTGCCTTCTCGCAAAGCCCTGGGTTTTCCCTCCCCGGCGGTGGCATTCCTTCCCTCACTGAGGCAACTCCTGGGTCCCGGGCTGTGTGACCATGACAAAAAGGGTGGGGACTAATGTATTTACACTAGAGGCCTGCTGCCCGCATCCACAGTTTCCTTCCTTATATGAAGAGCCCTCATGGCACATCCAATCTCTCTCCACATGTCACTGCCACGTCCACGTCTTGCTCTGAGCCGCTGAGCTCTCCCATTTCCAGGAGGGGAAGGGACTCTTCTGTGGCCGGTGTGACACAGGGGAATGGGGGGCCGGTGGGGGAAGGCGGAAGGCTTGCTCGTTTGAAATTGAGACTTGGCTTCAACATGGGCTGTCCACCTGCTATCTCTCTGTGCCCCCGACCGCCCCCCCAACTTTGACAAGGGCTAGCTTGAAGGCCAGCTCTCAGTTGTCAGGTGCCTTTTATTACGTAGCAGAATCAAAATCTGCTTTCTCTTTGGAGTCTGAAAAAGCAACAGAGAAGCAAAGGGCAAATCCTTTGCAACCACCGGCTGGTTTACACAGGGGAAAAGCAAACACCATTAGGATGGTAGGTCCATCCACCCCCGGCGCCCGCCCACTTCTGCGTTGGGGGGTGGCCCTGCCCTGAGATCAGTGTTGAAGTTAAACAGTCCTGTGTTTGAGGATGGACACGCTGACGCTCTGTCAGTTACTAGTCTAGTCTTCTTGCTAGAAAGTCCTGTTCCACAAGGGGGGGTCGTGGTGGCAGTGAGGGGAGGCCAGAAGATCACAGGAGTTTTCAAACCAGGCAGAGACACTGAATATTCATCAGGAAGTCCAGAGGTAATAGAAAAAATCTCCATCCGGTTGCCAAGGGC from Canis lupus dingo isolate Sandy chromosome 3, ASM325472v2, whole genome shotgun sequence includes:
- the C3H4orf19 gene encoding uncharacterized protein C4orf19 homolog: MGCRCCKMIQSYLFDPVQVASPGYVNEVNSCKADDGAPGKAKAQGKQSGDAPVHKEALRGEAPGAGSALNGVGPASAPAPAPAPAPAPQRGPRKQRSASRASPEPQVAGDADPRAEGPAAEEPEPAPRLPPPDYPAPQGCAVRPGSAGRGHPPAGGRGLRTPSAPETGWDAADEPVATDVLRLYLRDAGAAPGAAPGAAPGAPAAGSGGGWEDAPEDAAVAEALAALEAATAGEDVDEAD